aaattgctTACCTAAAGGAAATGTTAATAGAGGGCCAGAGTATGAGATTCTCTCTGAATAGGAAGCATCGTTTTCAAGATGGGAATCTAATGTGATCTCACTCACACTGGGATAGGAGTTTGAACTTGTGCTGTGACAGCTATGGGTATCTGAAGTTGAAGACATAACGTTTGATGCAGAATCGGTTTGCATGGGTGTGGACGGATAATTGTGGGGAGCCAATGATACTGCGTTGTGCTCCGACTGCTCAAATGCTGCCAAGTCGTGAATTAAGCTCGCCAGACCGCCTAAAGGGTATCGAATGATCAAAGAAACAATGTCAACTGGCACACTTGcatgaaataaattcaaataccTAAAAGAATATGGGTGTTCAAAGGATCACTTTCAACTTGCAAAGCAGACAGTAGAAGCTGTGTCAAACGTGGGCGGACATTAGAAAAAATTGTGGGTAATGTGTTGCGTTCACCAATTCCACCAGCCAACTCCTTGATCGGCAATGActagaagaataaaaaaaaggaaacaatataaatattttacaaccAACGAAATCCACACATGCGAATCGAACATACATGAAAATGAAGAGGTGCTGCAAGAATCGAAACAAGCACATGGATAGAAGCTCGTCGTAGTTCTACTCGGTTTACGCTAGGcctgtaattaaaatataTCGTGATATTCGTGCATATATGtatcaataaataattaaatacatcaaaaatcaaatcttaCTTGATTTTAAGATCTTTGGAGAGTAAGATTACTTCTAATGAATCTATCACTGATGGGATCAGAGTAAAAACACCGTCCAAGTTCACACGAAACAAATCAGCAGAATGCAACAGAATGCTTGCCATGGCTTCACTGATGAACTTTTcctgcaaaaataaataatgtaaaaatgtaagcaaataaatacaatttagattacaagaaagaaagtggATTACgtacatcttttatttttaagccaTTGTTTAGCACCACATAGAAGCGAGCAAGATACTGCGGAAGTATGTCTTCGTCCGTACTTTTCGAACAAAAGATTCGACAGAGAGCTCCAAGTGCTTCGGCTCGACCACTTTCATAACCATCTAATGTTGCACCAACATTTGCAGTGTCGGGGGGTAGCTCAACCACAGTAGCGCTACGTGGACGGTTGGATTGGAGTGATGATTCACTTGTGACACTAACACTTGAAGCCCGTGATCGATCAGTCAAGTGCAAGCTAGAGGAACTGGTTTCCGCAGTGGAGGTTTTCAGGTTAAATTGAGTTTCGCAGTCAATTAAAGTCGCTTCAAAAAGCCAAGAACCGAAAAGATGAAGGAGAGAGTTACAACGAGCTCTATGCAGAATAGAAGTTGATCCTgcaatgaaaatgtaaaaatgaaatgttcgGGTTCCCAATAAAAATTACTTGGTTACAAACCGGCATTATCGACGGGAAATGACGTGCGCCCAATACTTCCACTGTGTGTCCTACGTTCTGTTCTTTCGTGTGGGAAAACGGAGGAACGCAACCCAAGGAATGCATCAACGAGTCCGGCTATGCCTTTCATTGCTTCCACAAAGATATTAggcaatgaaaacaaacaagggTGCTGGCTGGGATCTGAAAGCTATATACCATCATTAATAAAacatatttaaatcttaaactGTTAACAAATGTCTCGAGGAAAGTACCTGAGAACTAATTATAGTATATTGCAAAAATTTGTGAGTCTGGCTTATTATACTTGGACGAGCCAATTGCACAGGGTTACCTATGCAGTGCAAAAGGCGATACCAAGCTTGCGTTAAGACTTTACCAGACAACTCTACTGGAACCAGAATTTGTTCATCATCTACGGGGAATTTTACAAAGGTTTTTACTACTTCATCATATTTAGAATTTTAAGGGTCTGACCTGCCGGTTTTAGAAATTGAGGACCGTATAATTCGGTTAGTAACCGAGACGTTAGGGCTAAGTTGATTCGATTCCATTGGGTAATCAAACTAGTTCGATGTCGCCATGATTGGGCCAATTCCGTTAACGTTTTCCACATCCGAGGAGAGGGAAAACTTTTGGCGCATGCATGAagccaaatttcaaaaaggacaCTTAAAACTCGATCACAAAGTTGATCCCCAATATCATCTACAGgtagaatttgaattaataattagtTTGTATATTATTTACGGATATAATTATGTACTTGGAACAGTAGGAGGGGCCAAGAGAACATCGTTGATGGTCATGAGAAGCAAAAGAAGCGAATCCCAGGTATCTTGATCAATTATTGATGAGTTAGTAACGACAGATTGAATTGTTCTGAGAACTCTGTGACAAAGAACAGCCTGACGATTTATCAGATCCGGAgctgttaaaaataaataagctGAAATTATAATCAATTCTACAATGATCTTAAAAAAGGTTGAATTAATTTCTAGACattatacattttttgaaaataattgaaatatatatttaaatatctATCACAATCCATTCCCTATACATAAGACTAAAAAGGTAAAACCCCACAACcataaattttccaattaatttGCAACAAACAATGTGAAGTTAATATACCTTCTCCAGGTCTGGGAATGAATATCTGGAAGAGTTGGCATATAATTTTCCTGGAATAGTGGTTGGGAAGTTTCAGCAATGGAAGGGGAACCGCAGATCTGGGTTGAGGAAGCAATGCTGAGAGCCACTCACAATAAACATGAACACAATCTCGGATTGGGTCATGCTCTGTTGTGGCTATATTAAGTGGTAAACTTAATCCATAACCAATAACCTGATACCAGGTAAGAAaccataaaatttaattttaaaggtTACTTTAACTGTATTTTCAATAATGAGCCAGAACCACTTACTTCCATACACCAAGCAACTTCTCTGTCAGTATTCAACTTTGCCGAGAGAGGTGATGGATGAGTTATGCCTATGTTGGTTGCAATTGGCTGTACAACAAGGGTAACTATTTGTTtgactgaaaaaaatattacattgCATTAACATGattaaaaagaatatttacaaaTGTTGTTCatcataaatttaaatgaacacATACGTGCATCAGGTGAGAGTGGTAAGGATGTCAATACAGATCTATTTTCTATGTTGCTCTGGTTGAAGAATGAAAAGGAGGACCAGTCGACATACATCTTATCTTGGTATATCTTGTCCTCCTGTTACAGAAAGTTGGTTTATACAAAGTGGAACATAgaacattttattagttgCACATACAGGGACAACATATTAAACAAACTTTAAAATCTTTGAGCACTAGTTAGAAACACAAAAGTAGACTGTGATTCTACAAACCTTTTGATTAGAATTCATGCGGTTTAGAACTCCAAGATTCATTTACAGACATAACTCTAACCTCCACTACACAAAAATATGTAGCCACTGCCCTGAAGTCGCATAAATTCACGAACTTCATTAGTCCTTCAAAATCGCTGTGGAATAAGATCTGTCGAAGCAATAAGAGCAGCAATAATAGCATACTACACAATGGGAATGGGATGCAGCATTCcagctccagcttattactgAACGGTGGAAGCGGAATGGCGGAATCAAAAAGAGGCGGATTTGGAGGCGGGTCGGACTGATATTCCTTTAGTAGGGCAAGTAGGCCTGCAAATGCTGCATACCATACCATTCCTCGTTCACTACAGTCAATCTGACAAAAAATCTTAAACTACttgttgatttcaaaattctggaataaaaaaaaaagtaatttttagtAGAATCTGCAGTTCAAAAGCTCCCGAGAGATTCGGTGGGGaacatatttaaattaataaaaaacgataggatgaaaacatttcaatttaatttattgtgtaaatatttctagtttttttgtGAAAACCAATTGATGAGCTTTGTTAATCAACTGATTCCCTACATTATAAAGtttgttttaacttataataccCTGTGATATATTGATTGTACGGGCCAGTCATATTTGTTCACGGAAGAGCACTGAGTCTCTAAGTTCCTATTTGCAAAATCATTCTATCCCTTATTTCACTTTCAATGTTACTTTATCTATTTTACGATACTTTCAAAGATATTAACATACAGTAGGCACCAAAAGTATCCGGAcacccgagagaaccttatgggaaAACGCTGTTTTCGCAAGGCGAAAAAGTagtcaaattttcattcgatttgaatgaaaatttttctgtagGTTTTCTCGGGTACCAGGAAcaatccaaattttttttagaattttaaaatattgggaaGGGTAGGTTTTTGACGAACCTAAAAGTATCCGGATAGTAGAGAGGCCCATATgtaaatgggcttactttagGTTCCAATTGTGACTCACTGGGAAATGCTAGAGAAACGCAAacggtcttaaaaaaaagatctgcgTTTCTTCTATGGCATCCGTGAGtcacgatttttaaaaacaattagtATTCTTTCCCTACCCAccatcaaaattgatttcgtgaAGAATTCCACTTCTGAGAGCCGTGCACTGCTGCCTGGTCTATGGAATTGCTTATTCCCTACTAAACCCCTTTGTTTCAGAAAAACGTGTGGGGAGAATTAGGGTCAATCCATGCGAAATCGACCAAAGCGTGTGGCGACCAAGTCGCcgattttgttcaaaattttacTAGTTATAGGTCTATATGTTAAGTTTTATATGTGtaaaggatttttttaaaatgaaatacaacaaaagttatggaatatttaatttttaatgttttaatttatccGCGTTTTGcgcgttttctgtttttcagtATAATTTCCTCAATTATTGTTATatattcttaaaaattagttgaaaGTGAAATTGTAGTCTAAGAAACAAAGctcactttttaaaactacaaatttgattacaattaagtttgttttttagaattgaGTGTAAAATGGGCCCTTAAGTGTAATTCAGATTACTAGAAACCCCACTGGAATTTAAGAGATCCGATTATGCGATATGGAAGTTAATATCGTCAACTATATTACTTGAAAGAATCGCCGAGGTTTTTTCTATATTGTTCATGCTGTGTCCATTTAAAGATTAGCCATTTTTAGGATTCTTTCGTCTTTTCTCGGCCATTTTTCCTGCCCTCGGCCCTATTTGACACGTCGTCAAATACCGCCCAGGGcataaaagggggaaagtgATAGGAAAAATGGCCgagaaaagacgagagaaTCCTAAAAATAGCTAATCTTTAAATGGACACAGCAtgaacaatataaaaaaaacctcgGCGATTCTTTCTAGTAATATAGTTGACGATATTAACTTCCATATCGCATAATCGGATCTCTTAAATTCCAGTGGGGTTTCTAGTAATCTGAATTACCCTTAAGGGCCCATTTTACACtcaattctaaaaaaacaaacttaattgtattcaaatttttagttttaaaaagtgagCTTTGTTTCTTAGACTACAATTTCACtttcaactaatttttaagaatatATAACGATAATTGAGGAAATGATtctgaaaaacagaaaacgcgCAAAACGcgg
The sequence above is a segment of the Daphnia pulex isolate KAP4 chromosome 11, ASM2113471v1 genome. Coding sequences within it:
- the LOC124207705 gene encoding ral GTPase-activating protein subunit beta-like isoform X1, with the translated sequence MNLGVLNRMNSNQKEDKIYQDKMYVDWSSFSFFNQSNIENRSVLTSLPLSPDALKQIVTLVVQPIATNIGITHPSPLSAKLNTDREVAWCMEVIGYGLSLPLNIATTEHDPIRDCVHVYCEWLSALLPQPRSAVPLPLLKLPNHYSRKIICQLFQIFIPRPGEAPDLINRQAVLCHRVLRTIQSVVTNSSIIDQDTWDSLLLLLMTINDVLLAPPTVPNDIGDQLCDRVLSVLFEIWLHACAKSFPSPRMWKTLTELAQSWRHRTSLITQWNRINLALTSRLLTELYGPQFLKPADDEQILVPVELSGKVLTQAWYRLLHCIGNPVQLARPSIISQTHKFLQYTIISSQLSDPSQHPCLFSLPNIFVEAMKGIAGLVDAFLGLRSSVFPHERTERRTHSGSIGRTSFPVDNAGSTSILHRARCNSLLHLFGSWLFEATLIDCETQFNLKTSTAETSSSSLHLTDRSRASSVSVTSESSLQSNRPRSATVVELPPDTANVGATLDGYESGRAEALGALCRIFCSKSTDEDILPQYLARFYVVLNNGLKIKDEKFISEAMASILLHSADLFRVNLDGVFTLIPSVIDSLEVILLSKDLKIKPSVNRVELRRASIHVLVSILAAPLHFHSLPIKELAGGIGERNTLPTIFSNVRPRLTQLLLSALQVESDPLNTHILLGGLASLIHDLAAFEQSEHNAVSLAPHNYPSTPMQTDSASNVMSSTSDTHSCHSTSSNSYPSVSEITLDSHLENDASYSERISYSGPLLTFPLGSFHGLVNATFHLVSCKLLAVWKADLNTSLAALELLGFLAEVLAKLRVSDQNVGESRRIVRVLCEYISVQCSRPPPAHSKDLHSTIVAAYTCCASWLFAHPFLATDSECLHLILQVIELGISGSKSQTGKNGESIQAKHEKLLKPVSLRVRDAAEFLLTSLIEQVGNFPSLTGPGSPSCILNEEDLFNKSNLMKSNSNKPHLSAAQHFRYFAASEGTIILGVLEQPSNKILDSDPMVTILIRNQFGRQVWASQIRHLPRHKCGVYSYTVNPGRPLPMNDVGSLLSFDPQYFPDSVDRVRPCLADKTLPSLETPLMIDDRIAAELDKLGRLVDSASTLTVSEIQEDIEIKSECQSPLLCNEFQTARLFLSHLGFLSVDGLQFTFDKHTSIQENSLRGNSLVGLDSTSSHFFEDLDSLDRLGSRSHDTVYVFYVRSGQKDSYEILSNMSLASSLNPHFLEFLQALGWPQDSLTTAQAKPMSKESMDLNSKANAYQMTSQCLYWADGVSEILFVVPALSCTSPSFISSPFHEPSSLNDSPQNQLGKEQKNINFSKRLTKDSAYISEVRMLVVWCESYEDHTTIPIGDLLETISSCRDNGGQQKADVVSDCFVIFIHAQQSGLYRIHLQGPNSKVNLATPLVDGIVVSRRALGSLVRQTAVNMGKRRRLDHDSYQLPHIRRKLKVSEIASKYRSDMDVPSFYSNLFCNPEVGS
- the LOC124207705 gene encoding ral GTPase-activating protein subunit beta-like isoform X2 gives rise to the protein MNLGVLNRMNSNQKEDKIYQDKMYVDWSSFSFFNQSNIENRSVLTSLPLSPDALKQIVTLVVQPIATNIGITHPSPLSAKLNTDREVAWCMEVIGYGLSLPLNIATTEHDPIRDCVHVYCEWLSALLPQPRSAVPLPLLKLPNHYSRKIICQLFQIFIPRPGEAPDLINRQAVLCHRVLRTIQSVVTNSSIIDQDTWDSLLLLLMTINDVLLAPPTVPNDIGDQLCDRVLSVLFEIWLHACAKSFPSPRMWKTLTELAQSWRHRTSLITQWNRINLALTSRLLTELYGPQFLKPADDEQILVPVELSGKVLTQAWYRLLHCIGNPVQLARPSIISQTHKFLQYTIISSQLSDPSQHPCLFSLPNIFVEAMKGIAGLVDAFLGLRSSVFPHERTERRTHSGSIGRTSFPVDNAGSTSILHRARCNSLLHLFGSWLFEATLIDCETQFNLKTSTAETSSSSLHLTDRSRASSVSVTSESSLQSNRPRSATVVELPPDTANVGATLDGYESGRAEALGALCRIFCSKSTDEDILPQYLARFYVVLNNGLKIKDEKFISEAMASILLHSADLFRVNLDGVFTLIPSVIDSLEVILLSKDLKIKPSVNRVELRRASIHVLVSILAAPLHFHSLPIKELAGGIGERNTLPTIFSNVRPRLTQLLLSALQVESDPLNTHILLGGLASLIHDLAAFEQSEHNAVSLAPHNYPSTPMQTDSASNVMSSTSDTHSCHSTSSNSYPSVSEITLDSHLENDASYSERISYSGPLLTFPLGSFHGLVNATFHLVSCKLLAVWKADLNTSLAALELLGFLAEVLAKLRVSDQNVGESRRIVRVLCEYISVQCSRPPPAHSKDLHSTIVAAYTCCASWLFAHPFLATDSECLHLILQVIELGISGSKSQTGKNGESIQAKHEKLLKPVSLRVRDAAEFLLTSLIEQVGNFPSLTGPGSPSCILNEEDLFNKSNLMKSNSNKPHLSAAQHFRYFAASEGTIILGVLEQPSNKILDSDPMVTILIRNQFGRQVWASQIRHLPRHKCGVYSYTVNPGRPLPMNDVGSLLSFDPQYFPDSVDRVRPCLADKTLPSLETPLMIDDRIAAELDKLGRLVDSASTLTVSEIQEDIEIKSECQSPLLCNEFQTARLFLSHLGFLSVDGLQENSLRGNSLVGLDSTSSHFFEDLDSLDRLGSRSHDTVYVFYVRSGQKDSYEILSNMSLASSLNPHFLEFLQALGWPQDSLTTAQAKPMSKESMDLNSKANAYQMTSQCLYWADGVSEILFVVPALSCTSPSFISSPFHEPSSLNDSPQNQLGKEQKNINFSKRLTKDSAYISEVRMLVVWCESYEDHTTIPIGDLLETISSCRDNGGQQKADVVSDCFVIFIHAQQSGLYRIHLQGPNSKVNLATPLVDGIVVSRRALGSLVRQTAVNMGKRRRLDHDSYQLPHIRRKLKVSEIASKYRSDMDVPSFYSNLFCNPEVGS